The Aphis gossypii isolate Hap1 chromosome 3, ASM2018417v2, whole genome shotgun sequence genome includes a region encoding these proteins:
- the LOC114128484 gene encoding axin-2 isoform X3: MDCDLFRNACNRGIKERDTNSSIPAVMMNNNILIDSARPKVLPGEESERSSEDNACLGQKYKNSFENKCVRCRKTQTELLMAGSKCRACSIQEHAGYGARHDYEPADGDSGDRGSLSPNDGQNSGPMLWARNLDSLLADPNGVNLFRQNLKLEEESGQGQQCSKVLEFWLACQGLYGHTDQKADKLRSIIYKKLFLKADLGIDEECRRHVMQRVKVSIANKTALPKNLFDEALVQVEKFLNDTLYPAFLQSETYIAYIRSLDCGIDFYDGKVVNHIPDTGEKVVPSRYQAPPDRSQTLLTLKEDAELSTHELKQSKDFPMKLTQSLLHMSQKQRSHLEKGEFLQRAKTSKMGIYNPNPSTPYHQSWWGTKPRATHVSYNPTSAQDSDLASLSEASVSTDCLRRQLAEIRDPKIIAKKSAQLEMKEVQKYARRNVEGSMTATIIPRTMREPQCNKPAMEPKMFASILTEKLEKIKLERDNEEKWDNKLIKNLSELKFDSESGKIDDPKMLDEMFRASLKLPDGSDDEILDQHVQKYFKSPPKSPEQSLHRRQGSGKVNRPVQQFASTYLAAANPNLSKRRDKDNRASGYDSGNYTDFTADSSEPGRHVPKSRSIPDYQNFVPNPELRVSSLGRHTWGSRRTMTDSGISVVSGQSQLPTNVNKTREDRSTNRCMVWLQESPMCAGDALTDSGPAFSWCTASNSATTAKAASHDCANVDCGSSGSWTNHMPKQPFVADPNMPPPPFPNTDNQLIEAGRRLNDQMTKKNHKQRTSSSSSGRGLPAEESATPSTSSTMTAPPTTTTVVYNFNDEEFPFRKKIAGHPITLKQFIECMPKKGHYRYFFTTEFDESPSTGIQEEITDDNQMLPLWKGKVMASLRLID; the protein is encoded by the exons atcTATTTCGAAATGCCTGTAATAGAGGTATTAAGGAGCGTGACACCAATAGCTCCATACCTGCGGttatgatgaataataatatactaattgacTCCGCCAGACCAAAAGTTTTACCGGGAGAAGAGTCTGAGCGATCGTCTGAGGACAACGCATGTTTaggtcaaaaatataaaaacagttttg aaaataaatgtgtaagaTGTCGCAAAACACAAACCGAATTATTAATGGCTGGTTCAAAATGCCGTGCATGCAGCATTCAAGAACATG ctGGATATGGTGCACGCCACGATTACGAACCAGCCGACGGTGATAGTGGTGATCGGGGATCATTATCCCCAAATGATGGCCAAAATTCTGGGCCCATGTTATGGGCCCGTAACTTAGATAGCTTGTTAGCCGACCCTAATGGTGTAAATCTTTTCCGGCAAAACTTAAAGCTGGAAGAAGAATCTGGACAGGGGCAACAATGCAGCAAGGTGCTAGAATTTTGGTTAGCATGTCAAGGGCTTTATGGTCACACAGACCAAAAAGCCGACAAGCTACGTtctattatttacaa aaaACTGTTCCTAAAAGCAGATTTAGGTATAGATGAAGAATGTCGGAGGCATGTCATGCAGAGGGTTAAAGTATCCATTGCCAACAAAACAGCTCTTCCTAAAAATCTGTTTGACGAAGCCCTTGTACAAGTAGAAAAATTTCTAAATGATACATTGTATCCGGCATTCTTACAATCTGAAACCTACATTGCTTATATTCGGTCTCTGGATTGTGGCATTGA cttTTATGATGGTAAAGTAGTGAACCACATACCAGACACTGGAGAAAAAGTGGTGCCTTCAAGATACCAAGCACCTCCAGATCGCAGTCAAACGTTGTTAACTCTTAAAGAAGATGCTGAATTGTCTACCCATGAACTTAAGCAATCTAAAGACTTTCCCATGAAATTAACCCAGTCCCTTTTGCACATGTCCCAAAAACAACGGTCTCATCTGGAAAAAGGAGAGTTTTTACAAag AGCAAAGACTTCAAAAATGGGCATCTACAACCCAAACCCCAGCACCCCTTATCACCAATCTTGGTGGGGCACAAAACCTAGAGCTACGCACGTATCTTACAATCCAACCTCAGCCCAGGACAGTGATCTGGCTAGTCTTAGTGAAGCATCTGTTTCTACTGATTGTTTAAGGAG gcaATTGGCTGAAATTCGTGATCCAAAAATTATAGCCAAAAAGAGTGCTCAATTAGAAATGAAAGAAGTGCAGAAATATGCTCGTAGGAATGTCGAGGGTTCAATGACTGCTACAATAATTCCTCGCACAATGAGAGAACCTCAATGCaat aaaCCAGCAATGGAACCAAAGATGTTTGCTTCTATACTCactgaaaaattagaaaaaataaaactggaaCGTGATAATGAAGAGAAATGGGATAATAAATTGATCAAAAATCTTTCAGAG cttAAATTTGACAGCGAATCTGGCAAAATTGACGATCCCAAAATGTTAGACGAAATGTTTAGAGCATCTTTAAAACTGCCTGATGGCAGTGACGATGAAATATTAG ATCAACATGtacaaaaatactttaaatcgCCTCCTAAATCACCCGAACAATCGTTGCACAGGCGACAAGGGTCTGGCAAAGTCAACCGACCTGTTCAGCAGTTTGCCAGTACTTATCTGGCTGCAGCTAATCCTAATCTCTCTAAACGTAGAGACAAA GATAATCGAGCATCTGGTTACGATAGTGGCAATTACACTGACTTTACAGCAGACAGTTCTGAACCGGGTCGCCATGTGCCTAAGAGTCGATCTATACCAGACTATCAAAATTTCGTTCCAAACCCAGAGCTTAGAGTGTCAA gtttAGGACGTCACACCTGGGGTAGCCGACGTACAATGACTGATAGTGGAATCAGTGTTGTATCAGGACAATCACAATTACCTACCAATGTCAACAAGACGAGAGAGga CAGGTCGACAAATCGTTGCATGGTATGGCTTCAAGAAAGTCCAATGTGTGCTGGTGATGCACTTACCGACTCAGGTCCAGCTTTCAGTTGGTGTACTGCATCCAATAGTGCCACAACTGCAAAAGCCGCTTCCCAcg ATTGCGCAAACGTAGATTGTGGTAGTAGCGGCTCCTGGACAAATCACATGCCCAAGCAGCCATTTGTTGCTGATCCTAATATGCCACCACCACCTTTCCCCAATACAGATAATCAGCTGATCGAAGCCGGTCGTAGGCTAAACGACCAGATGACGAAAAAGAATCACAAACAGag gaCTTCTTCTTCTTCATCTGGCCGTGGCCTACCTGCAGAAGAATCAGCTACACCGTCGACATCTAGTACAATGACAGCACCACCAACTACCACTACTGTTGTGTACAATTTCAACGACGAAGAATTCCCATTCAGGAAGAAAATAGCTGGACATCCAATCACATTGAAACAGTTTATTGAATGTATGCCAAAGAAAGGACATTACAG GTATTTCTTTACTACTGAATTTGATGAATCCCCATCAACCGGCATCCAAGAAGAAATTACTGACGACAATCAGATGTTGCCGCTATGGAAGGGCAAAGTTATGGCTAGCCTAAGACTTATTGACTGA